In Bradyrhizobium lablabi, one DNA window encodes the following:
- a CDS encoding tripartite tricarboxylate transporter substrate binding protein: MTAPRFAFALAAVLVAAPNLVAPCFAQDYPTKPIRIIVPFGAGGPADVTARLVGNILQEKFGQPIVVENRTGAGGVIGTVEAAKSPPDGYTLLMMSNTQTANESLMPQRKYELMRDLAPIAPINYSDLVIVVHPQVPAKTLAEFIALAKSQPGKLNYASSGQGTPYHMAGELFKAMAGIDVVHVPYRNSGEARSGVIGGQVQMMIDAVTTMAPNVAAGQVRALATTGKTRSGVLPDVPTASEAGVPGYEATIWLGLMAPTGTPKPVIDKLNAAVNEATKRPDIVKLWKEQGAEPMSMTPEEFDKYLRGDIMKWAEVVKRFPDRPQ; this comes from the coding sequence ATGACGGCCCCAAGGTTTGCGTTTGCGTTAGCGGCAGTTCTTGTTGCAGCGCCAAATCTTGTTGCACCATGTTTCGCGCAGGATTATCCGACAAAACCGATCCGGATCATTGTTCCCTTCGGCGCCGGCGGGCCGGCCGACGTGACGGCGCGGCTTGTCGGCAACATCCTGCAGGAGAAGTTCGGCCAGCCGATCGTGGTCGAGAACCGGACCGGGGCCGGCGGCGTGATCGGCACGGTCGAGGCCGCCAAATCGCCGCCCGACGGCTACACGCTGCTGATGATGTCGAATACCCAGACCGCGAACGAATCGCTGATGCCGCAGCGCAAATACGAGTTGATGCGCGATCTGGCGCCGATCGCGCCGATCAATTATTCCGATCTCGTGATCGTCGTGCACCCGCAAGTACCGGCAAAGACGCTGGCCGAATTCATCGCGCTCGCCAAATCGCAGCCGGGAAAACTGAACTACGCGTCGTCAGGCCAGGGCACGCCCTATCACATGGCCGGTGAATTGTTCAAAGCCATGGCCGGCATCGACGTCGTGCATGTTCCCTACCGCAACAGCGGCGAGGCGAGAAGCGGCGTGATCGGCGGACAGGTGCAGATGATGATCGACGCGGTGACCACGATGGCCCCGAACGTCGCCGCCGGCCAGGTGCGGGCGCTCGCCACCACCGGCAAGACACGCTCCGGCGTGCTGCCGGATGTGCCGACGGCGAGCGAAGCCGGCGTTCCCGGCTATGAGGCCACGATCTGGCTCGGATTGATGGCGCCGACCGGCACGCCGAAGCCTGTCATCGATAAGCTCAATGCCGCCGTGAACGAAGCGACAAAACGGCCGGACATCGTAAAGCTCTGGAAGGAACAGGGCGCGGAGCCGATGTCCATGACGCCGGAAGAGTTCGACAAATATCTGCGCGGCGATATCATGAAGTGGGCCGAGGTCGTGAAACGATTTCCCGACCGGCCGCAATAG
- a CDS encoding ABC transporter substrate-binding protein: MKNARISRRDVLKGSGAWLAGAALSTRVMADAPPAEPVTPDLIEAAKKEGQVIYYTSTDLPVAEKLAKAFEAKYSGIAVRVERTGAERVFQRIGQEYSSNIHAVDVVNSSDAAHFIVWKRDGILAPYVPEDVAKFYPAEHKDADGQFASWRVWLSIIAYNTNLVKPEEAPKSFADLLDPHWKGKIVKAHPGYSGTIMTATYQMQRDLGWGWFEQLAKQNIMQVQSSADPPKKLDLGERAVMADGNEYNILQMKEAGRPVEPVYASEGSPLIIGPNGIFKSSPNPNAAKLFQSFCFSRDAQQLIIDVGGLRSVHPQTQEKPGRKPFRDIKTMKDDAAAVEKEGDTIKARYTKIFHV, translated from the coding sequence ATGAAAAACGCCAGGATTTCGCGCCGCGACGTGCTCAAGGGGTCAGGCGCATGGCTTGCGGGAGCGGCGTTGTCGACCCGCGTGATGGCGGATGCACCGCCGGCGGAACCGGTGACGCCTGATTTGATCGAGGCCGCGAAGAAGGAAGGACAGGTCATCTATTACACCTCGACCGATTTGCCGGTCGCCGAGAAACTGGCGAAAGCGTTCGAGGCGAAATACTCAGGGATAGCCGTGCGTGTCGAGCGCACCGGCGCCGAGCGCGTGTTCCAGCGCATCGGCCAGGAATATTCCAGCAACATTCACGCCGTCGATGTGGTGAATTCATCTGACGCCGCGCATTTCATCGTCTGGAAGCGCGACGGCATTCTGGCGCCTTATGTTCCCGAGGACGTCGCAAAATTCTATCCCGCCGAGCACAAGGACGCAGACGGCCAGTTTGCGAGCTGGCGCGTCTGGCTTTCGATCATCGCCTACAACACCAATCTGGTGAAACCTGAAGAGGCGCCGAAGAGTTTTGCGGATTTGCTCGATCCCCATTGGAAGGGCAAGATCGTCAAGGCGCACCCGGGCTATAGCGGCACCATCATGACCGCGACCTATCAGATGCAGCGCGATCTCGGCTGGGGCTGGTTCGAGCAATTGGCAAAACAGAATATCATGCAGGTGCAGTCCTCGGCCGATCCGCCGAAAAAACTCGATCTCGGCGAGCGCGCGGTCATGGCCGACGGCAACGAGTACAATATCTTGCAGATGAAGGAGGCGGGACGCCCGGTCGAGCCGGTTTATGCCAGCGAAGGTTCGCCGCTGATCATCGGGCCGAACGGCATCTTCAAGTCCTCGCCCAATCCGAACGCCGCAAAACTGTTCCAGTCGTTCTGCTTCAGCCGCGACGCGCAACAGCTCATCATCGATGTCGGCGGCCTGCGCTCGGTGCATCCGCAGACGCAGGAGAAGCCGGGGCGCAAGCCGTTCAGGGACATCAAGACCATGAAGGATGACGCGGCCGCGGTGGAAAAAGAAGGCGACACGATCAAGGCGCGCTACACAAAAATCTTCCACGTTTGA
- a CDS encoding MmgE/PrpD family protein — translation MTFQLPKTSVAETLAQKIVALKAGDLPMSTTRKCEDLLIDVVGLCVTARNEDYVTSALLGSDDDGPCTVIGHKRTLTASGAAFVNGTAAHGEDFDDTFEGGPVHAGAVIVPAVLAACERHNPDGQMALIGIAVGTEVLCRLSLVVPKAVHKAGFHPTAIFGAMGAAAGVGTALGLDARQIVDALGIAGSMAGGIIEYLAEGAWTKRLHAGWAAQSGIRAALLARQGFVGPRTVFEGVHGLFHGFAHTTDGDYEALTGDFGMRWVTDTLAFKPYPCGTMAQPYIDCARRLAARGVRLEDITEIVCEVAEGTVHRLWEPLASKQRPRNGYAAKFATPYLLAAGFVHGGVGLGAFTEKAIGDADVLALAAKVKFVIDPQNPYPASYTGHLRATLKDGSVVEERQPHLRGGAQEPLTRQDVMQKFALNALHGGWTTAQSDATLGLLAALYNGRIDLSTLRN, via the coding sequence ATGACATTCCAACTGCCAAAGACCTCCGTCGCCGAAACGCTGGCGCAAAAGATCGTTGCATTGAAGGCTGGCGACCTTCCGATGTCGACCACGCGCAAATGCGAGGATTTGCTGATCGACGTCGTCGGCTTGTGCGTCACCGCGCGCAACGAAGACTACGTCACAAGCGCGCTCTTAGGCTCCGACGATGACGGCCCCTGCACGGTGATCGGCCACAAGCGGACGCTGACCGCGTCGGGAGCTGCTTTTGTCAACGGCACCGCCGCGCATGGCGAGGATTTTGACGACACGTTTGAGGGCGGCCCGGTGCATGCCGGCGCGGTAATCGTGCCCGCGGTGCTCGCGGCCTGCGAGCGGCACAATCCCGACGGCCAGATGGCGCTGATCGGCATCGCGGTCGGCACCGAAGTTCTCTGCCGGCTGAGCCTCGTGGTGCCGAAGGCCGTCCACAAGGCCGGTTTTCACCCGACCGCGATTTTTGGCGCGATGGGGGCTGCCGCCGGCGTCGGCACAGCCCTCGGCCTTGACGCCAGACAGATCGTAGATGCGCTCGGCATCGCCGGCAGCATGGCTGGCGGCATCATCGAATATCTCGCCGAGGGCGCTTGGACCAAACGGCTGCATGCCGGCTGGGCGGCGCAATCGGGCATTCGGGCGGCGCTCCTGGCGCGGCAGGGATTTGTCGGCCCGCGCACGGTGTTCGAGGGCGTGCATGGGCTGTTTCATGGTTTTGCCCATACCACCGACGGCGATTACGAGGCGCTGACCGGCGATTTCGGCATGCGCTGGGTGACGGACACGCTGGCGTTCAAGCCTTATCCCTGTGGAACGATGGCGCAGCCTTACATCGATTGCGCCAGGCGGCTGGCAGCGCGCGGCGTCAGGCTTGAGGACATCACAGAAATCGTCTGCGAGGTGGCGGAGGGGACGGTGCATCGGCTCTGGGAGCCCTTGGCCTCCAAGCAGCGCCCGCGCAACGGCTATGCCGCCAAATTCGCAACCCCCTATCTGCTGGCGGCCGGGTTCGTGCATGGCGGCGTCGGGCTCGGGGCGTTTACGGAAAAGGCGATCGGGGACGCCGACGTGCTCGCGCTGGCGGCAAAAGTGAAATTTGTGATCGACCCGCAAAATCCGTACCCCGCCAGCTATACCGGCCATCTCAGGGCAACCCTGAAGGACGGCAGCGTGGTCGAGGAACGGCAGCCTCATTTGCGCGGCGGCGCGCAGGAGCCGCTGACCCGGCAGGATGTCATGCAAAAATTCGCACTCAACGCGCTACATGGTGGCTGGACCACGGCGCAGAGTGATGCGACGTTAGGGTTATTGGCGGCGCTTTATAATGGCCGCATCGATTTGAGCACGTTACGAAATTAA
- a CDS encoding 3-oxoacyl-ACP reductase family protein, which produces MDELTGKVAIVTGAGRNIGRAIALALAEGGASIVVNARTNRAEAEAAAREIETLGVKTLVHIGDVADPKAVQAMAEAAVTQFGRLDILVNNAALRREKPFAEMDYAEWREILDVTLDGAFHCTKACLPALRTSGAGTIVNIGGLSAHTGAANRAHVVTAKAGIIGLTRALAHDLASDGITVNCVVPGLIGTPRPKGKPEPAHHLTHQTITGERGKPEDVAAAVRFLCSPGARYITGQAIHANGGAYLGA; this is translated from the coding sequence ATGGACGAACTCACCGGCAAAGTCGCCATCGTCACCGGCGCCGGACGCAACATCGGCCGCGCCATCGCGCTGGCGCTGGCGGAAGGCGGCGCGTCCATCGTGGTCAATGCGCGAACCAACCGCGCCGAGGCGGAGGCCGCCGCGCGCGAAATTGAGACCCTGGGCGTCAAGACGCTGGTCCACATCGGCGACGTTGCCGATCCCAAGGCGGTCCAGGCGATGGCGGAAGCGGCAGTGACGCAATTCGGCCGCCTCGATATCCTCGTCAACAACGCGGCGCTGCGGCGGGAAAAACCGTTCGCCGAGATGGACTATGCCGAGTGGCGTGAAATCCTCGATGTCACCCTCGATGGCGCGTTTCATTGCACAAAAGCCTGTCTGCCGGCGCTGCGGACGAGCGGGGCGGGCACCATCGTCAACATCGGGGGCTTAAGCGCGCATACTGGCGCTGCGAATCGCGCCCATGTGGTGACGGCAAAAGCCGGGATCATCGGACTTACCCGCGCGCTGGCGCACGATTTGGCCTCCGACGGCATCACCGTGAACTGCGTCGTTCCCGGGCTGATCGGCACGCCGCGCCCGAAGGGCAAGCCCGAACCTGCGCATCATCTGACCCACCAGACCATCACCGGCGAACGCGGCAAGCCCGAAGATGTCGCGGCCGCGGTGCGATTCCTCTGCAGCCCGGGCGCGCGCTACATTACCGGGCAGGCCATCCACGCCAATGGCGGGGCCTATCTCGGCGCCTGA
- a CDS encoding molybdopterin oxidoreductase family protein, which yields MNKPAKIEIRHSTCPHDCPSACALDVEVIDGSSIGRVRGSKLQTYTAGVVCAKVARYAERIHHAERLMYPLRRTGAKGSGQFARISWDEALDEIADRFNKAEREFGAQSVWPYYYAGTMGLVMRDGINRLAHVKKYSRFYSTICANIARVGYAIGTGKIAGVDPREMGVSDLIVIWGTNPVNTQVNVMTHAMRARKERGAKIAAIDIYNNDTVKQADVKIILRPGTDGAFACGVMHVLFREGFADRDYMERYTDCPGELEAHLATRTPEWASSICGVPVEEIEAFARLVGQTKRSFFRLGYGFTRSRNGAAQMHAALCIPAVTGAWQYEGGGAFFNNYAIWKFNESIIEGHDAIDHSTRLLDQSKIGRILTGDAEALQGGPPVKAMLIQNTNPMTVAPEQTLVRQGFAREDLFMAVHEQFMTETAAMADIVLPATMFLEHDDLYYGGGHQHISVGAKLIEPPGECRSNHEVLQGLGRRLNAVHPGFDMSPRELIDATLKKSGHGDIETLEADLWRDLQPDFRTAHYLDGFGHADKKFHFKADWAHPPFGKRMGEFEKMPSLPDHWTIIEEADDAHPFRLATSPSRSFLNTSFNETPSSQAREGPASVMIHPLDAAALGIAEGEAVTLGNTRGETTLIARLFDGVRRRVLIAESVHPNRDHIGGRGINTLTGAEAVAPIGGAAFHDNKVWIKKAAPSA from the coding sequence ATGAACAAACCGGCAAAAATCGAGATCCGGCATTCCACCTGTCCGCACGATTGCCCGTCGGCCTGCGCGCTCGATGTCGAGGTGATCGACGGTTCATCGATCGGCCGGGTGCGCGGCTCCAAATTGCAGACCTATACGGCGGGGGTGGTCTGCGCCAAGGTCGCGCGTTATGCCGAGCGTATCCATCACGCCGAGCGGCTGATGTATCCGCTGCGCCGCACGGGCGCGAAGGGCTCCGGGCAGTTCGCGCGGATTTCCTGGGACGAGGCGCTGGACGAGATCGCGGATCGGTTCAACAAGGCCGAGCGCGAGTTCGGCGCGCAATCGGTCTGGCCCTATTACTATGCCGGCACCATGGGGCTCGTAATGCGCGACGGCATCAACCGCCTCGCGCATGTGAAGAAATATTCCCGCTTCTATTCGACGATCTGCGCCAACATCGCCCGCGTCGGATATGCTATCGGCACCGGCAAGATCGCCGGCGTCGATCCGCGCGAGATGGGCGTCTCCGACCTGATCGTGATCTGGGGCACCAACCCCGTGAACACCCAGGTCAATGTGATGACGCATGCGATGCGCGCGCGCAAAGAGCGCGGCGCCAAGATCGCGGCGATCGATATCTACAACAACGACACCGTGAAGCAGGCCGACGTCAAGATCATCCTGCGGCCCGGCACCGACGGTGCGTTTGCCTGCGGCGTCATGCACGTCTTGTTCCGCGAAGGTTTTGCGGATCGCGACTATATGGAGCGCTACACCGATTGCCCCGGAGAACTCGAGGCGCATCTTGCGACCCGCACGCCGGAATGGGCGTCTTCCATCTGCGGCGTGCCGGTCGAAGAGATTGAGGCGTTTGCGCGTCTGGTCGGCCAGACAAAACGCTCGTTCTTCCGCCTCGGCTATGGTTTTACCCGGAGCCGCAACGGTGCCGCACAGATGCACGCGGCGCTGTGCATTCCGGCGGTGACCGGCGCCTGGCAATATGAGGGCGGCGGCGCGTTCTTCAACAATTACGCGATCTGGAAGTTCAACGAATCGATCATCGAAGGCCATGACGCGATCGATCACTCGACGCGGCTGCTCGATCAGTCCAAGATCGGACGCATCCTGACCGGCGACGCGGAAGCGCTGCAGGGCGGACCGCCGGTCAAGGCGATGCTGATCCAGAACACCAATCCGATGACAGTGGCGCCGGAGCAGACCTTGGTGCGCCAGGGCTTTGCCCGCGAAGATCTGTTCATGGCGGTGCACGAGCAGTTCATGACCGAGACCGCCGCGATGGCGGACATCGTCCTGCCCGCGACGATGTTCTTGGAGCATGACGATCTCTATTACGGCGGCGGTCATCAGCATATTTCGGTCGGCGCCAAATTGATCGAGCCGCCCGGCGAATGCCGCTCCAACCACGAAGTGCTGCAAGGCCTCGGCCGCCGCCTCAATGCCGTGCATCCCGGTTTCGACATGTCGCCGCGCGAATTGATCGACGCCACGCTGAAAAAGAGCGGCCATGGCGACATCGAGACGCTGGAAGCCGACCTCTGGCGCGACCTGCAGCCGGATTTCCGCACCGCGCATTATCTCGACGGCTTTGGGCATGCCGACAAGAAATTCCATTTCAAGGCGGACTGGGCGCATCCGCCGTTCGGCAAGCGGATGGGCGAATTCGAGAAGATGCCGTCGCTGCCGGATCACTGGACCATCATCGAGGAAGCCGATGATGCCCATCCGTTCCGGCTCGCGACCAGCCCCTCGCGCTCTTTCCTCAACACCTCGTTCAACGAAACGCCGTCGTCCCAGGCGCGCGAAGGCCCGGCCTCCGTCATGATCCATCCGCTCGATGCGGCGGCGCTCGGAATTGCCGAGGGCGAGGCCGTCACCTTGGGCAACACGCGGGGCGAGACCACGCTGATCGCCCGATTGTTCGACGGCGTGCGCCGCCGCGTGCTGATCGCCGAATCGGTCCACCCGAACCGCGACCATATCGGCGGCCGCGGCATCAACACGCTGACTGGCGCGGAAGCCGTGGCGCCGATCGGCGGCGCCGCCTTCCATGACAACAAGGTCTGGATCAAGAAGGCCGCCCCATCAGCCTAA
- a CDS encoding enoyl-CoA hydratase/isomerase family protein yields the protein MTDNSVILEKRGQAFWITINRPDKRNALNAEVIAGLAKGYRDAHDDKDVRVIVVTGAGDKAFCAGADLQNSGAAFAMDFSKPNADYADLLRLSQNATKPSIARVGGVCMAGGMGLLCMTDMAIAADHVIFGLPEVKVGVFPMQVMSLLQSIAPPRLVNEWALTGEPFDALKAQAAGLLNYVVPAAELDAKVDWLIGRIVDKSPTAIRRGKYAMRAIASMSFDESIAYTESQIAILAMTEDAKEGLKAFGEKRKPSWTGK from the coding sequence ATGACTGACAACAGCGTGATTCTCGAAAAGCGTGGGCAGGCGTTCTGGATCACCATCAACCGGCCGGACAAGCGCAACGCGCTGAACGCCGAGGTGATCGCCGGCCTCGCCAAAGGCTATCGCGATGCCCATGACGACAAGGATGTCCGTGTCATCGTCGTGACCGGTGCGGGCGACAAGGCGTTTTGCGCCGGCGCCGATCTGCAGAACAGCGGCGCCGCCTTCGCGATGGATTTTTCCAAACCCAATGCCGATTACGCGGACCTGCTGCGGCTGTCGCAGAACGCCACAAAACCTTCGATCGCGCGGGTCGGCGGCGTCTGCATGGCCGGCGGCATGGGGCTGTTGTGCATGACCGACATGGCGATCGCGGCCGATCACGTCATCTTTGGGCTGCCCGAAGTGAAGGTTGGTGTGTTTCCGATGCAGGTGATGAGCCTGTTGCAGTCGATCGCGCCGCCGCGATTGGTCAACGAATGGGCGCTGACCGGTGAGCCTTTTGATGCGCTGAAAGCACAGGCCGCGGGCCTCCTCAACTATGTGGTGCCGGCCGCCGAGCTCGACGCCAAGGTCGACTGGCTGATCGGACGCATCGTGGATAAATCTCCGACCGCGATCCGGCGCGGCAAATACGCCATGCGTGCGATTGCCTCGATGTCGTTCGATGAAAGCATCGCCTACACCGAAAGCCAGATCGCAATTCTGGCGATGACCGAAGACGCCAAGGAGGGCCTCAAAGCCTTCGGCGAAAAGCGCAAGCCTTCTTGGACGGGGAAGTGA
- a CDS encoding GlcG/HbpS family heme-binding protein, producing the protein MTELTLDIARKILDVALAKGVEKKLKPLVVTVLDARGCVKISAAQDGTSLLRSEIAHGKAYGALAMGMGSRALFQRAQEQAYFIDAVNTLAQGRLVPVPGGVLIMNGGSLLGAVGVSGDTSDNDEICAIAGIEAAGLKANPG; encoded by the coding sequence ATGACTGAGCTGACCCTCGATATCGCCCGCAAGATTCTCGATGTGGCGCTCGCGAAGGGCGTCGAGAAAAAGCTAAAGCCCCTGGTCGTCACCGTGCTCGACGCGCGCGGCTGCGTCAAAATCTCGGCGGCTCAGGACGGCACCAGCCTGCTGCGCAGCGAGATCGCCCATGGCAAGGCCTATGGCGCGCTCGCCATGGGGATGGGCTCGCGGGCGCTGTTTCAGCGCGCGCAGGAGCAGGCTTATTTCATCGACGCGGTGAACACGCTGGCGCAAGGCCGCCTGGTGCCGGTGCCCGGCGGCGTGCTGATCATGAACGGCGGTAGCCTGCTCGGCGCCGTCGGCGTCAGCGGCGACACCTCGGACAATGACGAGATCTGCGCGATCGCCGGCATCGAGGCCGCCGGGTTGAAGGCGAATCCGGGGTAG
- a CDS encoding FAD-binding and (Fe-S)-binding domain-containing protein: MTLEDRLGREITGGVLFDSFNRGRYATDASFYQIMPAGVVVPRSIEEALRALAICRDAGRKVTPRGGGTSQCGQTVNDGIVIDLSKHLNRMISLDVENNSCVVEPGIVLDDLNRQLKKHGLWFPVDVSTASRATIGGMAGNNSCGGRSLRYGTMRDNTLSMDAALADGRLLHFGEVTRDLAQLNSGNGGLDLFRDMLDLGAREAAEIAEKFPKVQRRVGGYNLDALVPRNAPNNLAHLLVGSEGTLAFTTQVELKLWPVIRNKVLGVCHFGSFYEAMDAAQHLVKLRPIAVELVDRTMLSLGREIAMFQPIIAAAVRGDPDAVLIVEFAEEDQAENLRRLKRLGELMADLGFGWDQPKRKWGGVVEISEPGLQTGIAEFRAAGLNVMMSMKQEGKPVSFVEDCAVPLPHLADYTERLNAIFAKHGTSGTMYAHASEGCLHVRPVLNLKLEKDVKAMRAIAEETFAMVREYKGSHSGEHGDGIVRSEFHETMFGERIIADFREVKHRFDPDNVLNPGKIVDAPKMDDRALFRYAPNYRVGDLKTALDWSAYPGAGGGFQGAVEMCNNNGACRKLEGGVMCPSYRTTRDEKDVTRGRANTLRLAISGQLGLDALASDEMMDTLKLCVSCKACRHECPTGVDMAKMKIEVLAARVAKHGLSLRDRLVGYLPRYAGLAARFAPLANWRNDSPLLRKLFEKFAGISAQRDLPKWRRDVFKVGVEAMGPADGREVVLFADTFNRAYERENLEAALRVLLAGGYRVHIPEPADRGRPLCCGRTFLSAGLVDDARAELDRLVATYAPFAQRGVPIVGLEPSCLLTLRDELLSLRSDEAAKSLSAQALLFEEFLVREAAAGRLRLPLGPIAGTALVHGHCHQKSFGAFKSVEQALRLVPDLNVETIESSCCGMAGAFGYGADTYQASMDMAELSLLPAIRRAEEATLIVADGTSCRHQIADGTDRAALHVARVLAMSLDRTRSNP; this comes from the coding sequence ATGACACTCGAAGATCGCCTGGGGCGCGAAATAACCGGCGGCGTCTTGTTCGATTCCTTCAACCGCGGCCGCTATGCCACCGATGCGTCGTTTTACCAGATCATGCCGGCCGGCGTGGTGGTACCGCGCAGCATCGAGGAGGCGCTGCGGGCCCTTGCGATCTGCCGCGACGCGGGGCGGAAGGTCACGCCGCGCGGCGGCGGCACCTCGCAATGTGGCCAGACCGTCAATGACGGCATCGTCATCGATTTATCCAAACACCTGAACCGCATGATCTCGCTCGACGTCGAGAACAATAGCTGCGTGGTCGAGCCGGGGATCGTGCTCGACGACCTCAACCGGCAACTCAAAAAGCATGGTCTGTGGTTTCCGGTCGATGTCTCTACCGCCTCGCGCGCGACCATCGGCGGCATGGCCGGCAATAATTCCTGCGGCGGGCGCTCGCTGCGCTACGGCACCATGCGCGACAACACGCTGTCGATGGATGCTGCGCTCGCCGACGGCCGGCTACTCCATTTCGGCGAAGTGACGCGTGACCTTGCGCAGCTCAATTCAGGCAATGGCGGCCTCGATCTGTTTCGTGACATGCTCGATCTCGGTGCGCGCGAGGCCGCCGAGATCGCGGAAAAATTTCCAAAGGTGCAGCGCCGGGTTGGCGGCTACAATCTCGATGCGCTGGTGCCGCGCAACGCGCCGAACAACCTAGCGCATCTTCTGGTGGGCTCCGAGGGCACGCTCGCCTTCACCACGCAGGTCGAACTAAAGCTGTGGCCGGTGATCCGCAACAAGGTGCTCGGCGTCTGCCATTTCGGCAGTTTTTACGAGGCGATGGATGCGGCGCAACACCTGGTGAAGCTGCGGCCGATTGCGGTGGAATTGGTCGATCGCACCATGCTGTCGCTCGGCCGCGAGATCGCGATGTTTCAGCCGATCATCGCCGCCGCTGTGCGCGGCGATCCTGATGCGGTCCTGATCGTCGAGTTTGCCGAGGAGGATCAGGCCGAAAACCTTCGGCGCTTAAAACGGCTTGGCGAACTGATGGCCGATCTCGGCTTCGGCTGGGATCAACCCAAGCGCAAATGGGGCGGCGTGGTCGAGATATCAGAGCCGGGCCTGCAAACCGGCATCGCCGAATTCCGCGCCGCCGGCCTCAACGTCATGATGTCGATGAAGCAGGAGGGCAAGCCGGTCTCCTTTGTCGAGGATTGCGCGGTGCCGCTACCGCATCTTGCCGACTACACCGAGCGGCTCAACGCCATCTTCGCCAAACACGGCACCAGCGGCACCATGTATGCGCACGCCTCGGAGGGCTGTTTGCACGTGCGCCCGGTACTGAATTTAAAACTCGAAAAAGATGTCAAGGCGATGCGCGCCATCGCCGAAGAAACCTTTGCGATGGTGCGGGAATACAAGGGCTCGCATTCCGGCGAGCATGGCGACGGCATCGTGCGCTCGGAATTTCACGAGACCATGTTCGGGGAACGCATCATCGCCGATTTCCGCGAGGTCAAGCACCGTTTCGATCCAGACAATGTGCTCAATCCCGGCAAGATCGTCGACGCCCCCAAAATGGATGACCGCGCACTGTTTCGTTATGCGCCAAATTATCGCGTCGGTGATCTGAAGACCGCGCTCGACTGGTCGGCCTATCCCGGCGCCGGCGGCGGTTTTCAGGGCGCAGTCGAGATGTGCAACAACAACGGCGCCTGCCGCAAGCTCGAGGGCGGGGTGATGTGCCCCTCCTACCGCACCACGCGAGACGAGAAGGACGTCACGCGCGGCCGCGCCAACACGCTGCGGCTCGCGATTTCCGGCCAACTCGGTCTGGATGCGCTCGCCTCCGACGAGATGATGGACACGCTAAAACTCTGCGTATCCTGCAAGGCCTGCCGCCACGAATGCCCGACCGGCGTCGACATGGCCAAGATGAAGATCGAGGTGTTGGCCGCGCGCGTAGCAAAGCACGGGCTGTCGCTGCGCGACCGCCTGGTGGGTTATCTGCCGCGTTATGCCGGGCTCGCCGCGCGCTTTGCCCCGCTCGCCAACTGGCGCAACGACAGCCCGTTGCTGCGAAAATTGTTCGAAAAATTTGCCGGCATCAGCGCGCAGCGCGACTTGCCGAAATGGCGGCGCGATGTGTTCAAGGTTGGGGTCGAGGCGATGGGCCCGGCCGACGGTCGCGAAGTCGTGCTGTTCGCTGACACCTTCAATCGCGCCTATGAGCGCGAAAACCTCGAAGCCGCACTGCGCGTGCTGCTCGCCGGCGGCTACCGCGTTCACATCCCGGAACCCGCCGATCGGGGCAGGCCATTATGCTGCGGGCGGACATTCCTGTCTGCCGGCCTCGTCGATGACGCGCGCGCCGAACTCGATCGGCTGGTCGCGACCTATGCGCCGTTCGCGCAACGCGGCGTGCCGATCGTTGGCCTGGAGCCGAGTTGTCTGTTGACGCTTCGCGACGAACTGCTTTCGTTGCGTTCCGATGAGGCCGCAAAGAGCCTCAGTGCGCAGGCGCTGTTGTTCGAGGAATTCCTGGTGCGCGAGGCCGCGGCCGGCCGCTTGCGGCTGCCGCTTGGCCCGATCGCCGGAACAGCATTGGTGCACGGCCACTGCCATCAAAAATCCTTCGGCGCGTTCAAATCGGTTGAGCAGGCGCTTCGGCTCGTTCCCGATTTGAATGTCGAAACCATCGAATCCAGCTGCTGCGGCATGGCCGGCGCGTTCGGCTACGGCGCCGACACCTACCAAGCCTCGATGGACATGGCCGAACTCTCGCTGTTGCCGGCCATCCGGCGCGCGGAAGAGGCCACGCTGATCGTCGCCGACGGGACCTCGTGCCGGCATCAGATTGCCGATGGCACGGACCGTGCAGCGCTTCACGTCGCCCGCGTGCTGGCGATGAGCCTCGACAGGACGCGGTCCAACCCTTAA